A single genomic interval of Mycolicibacterium holsaticum DSM 44478 = JCM 12374 harbors:
- a CDS encoding TenA family protein has translation MLAAQLWTENADVVAEVLANPFVRGIGDGSLDRKLFAGYLAQDAFFLESFARAYGLALARSSDTATLLTFADLLAGVREELGLHASYAASWGIEMAGVEPAPATLAYTEFLLATAATSDIGVVCAAMTPCMRLYAHVGRSLDAGTAGPYAEWVQTYADPGFEEVAALLERLLDQHADDVDAARVAYGRAMRLELAFFDAALKPGS, from the coding sequence ATGTTGGCAGCTCAATTGTGGACGGAGAACGCCGACGTGGTGGCCGAGGTGCTGGCCAACCCGTTCGTGCGCGGTATCGGGGACGGCTCGCTGGACCGCAAACTGTTCGCCGGCTACCTCGCCCAGGACGCGTTCTTCCTCGAATCCTTCGCCCGCGCTTATGGTTTGGCACTCGCGCGCAGTTCTGACACGGCCACGCTGCTGACGTTCGCCGATCTGCTCGCCGGCGTGCGTGAAGAACTCGGGTTGCACGCGTCCTATGCGGCGTCGTGGGGTATCGAGATGGCCGGTGTCGAGCCGGCCCCGGCGACGTTGGCCTACACCGAGTTCCTCCTTGCCACCGCGGCCACCAGCGACATAGGCGTGGTGTGCGCGGCGATGACCCCGTGCATGCGGCTCTACGCACACGTCGGGCGCTCGCTGGACGCCGGCACCGCCGGGCCGTACGCGGAATGGGTGCAGACCTACGCCGATCCGGGCTTCGAGGAGGTGGCGGCGCTGCTGGAGCGGCTGCTCGATCAGCACGCCGACGACGTTGACGCCGCGCGCGTGGCCTACGGGCGGGCGATGCGGCTGGAGTTGGCCTTCTTCGACGCCGCGCTCAAACCGGGCTCCTAA
- a CDS encoding 5'/3'-nucleotidase SurE, which translates to MLHSGTVGAALTAKISDTRALAVSLDVALHPTGERHWDTAAGLLAPVLDLLHDTSGGFR; encoded by the coding sequence ATCCTGCACTCCGGCACCGTCGGCGCGGCGCTCACCGCGAAGATCAGCGACACCCGCGCGCTGGCGGTGTCGCTTGACGTCGCGCTGCACCCGACCGGTGAGCGGCACTGGGACACCGCCGCCGGTCTGCTGGCACCGGTGCTCGACCTGTTGCACGACACGTCCGGCGGCTTTCGCTGA
- a CDS encoding carotenoid oxygenase family protein encodes MRFEATIEDCAVSYGEIPRELNGGFYRNGPTWKRPSRQGINTPYSMDGMVQGLVFREGRADFRNRWTRTPKFRAEQAAGQALFEWSDGHFGDWRAWALGEVERNEYTRGIPQGTNAVNVVPFGNQLLALGENTAPVALDPITLDTIGVVSWSPMLCTGMVEPACFGDGAFAAHPKWDDATGDLFGWSYRDEPPYVTVYKAMPDGGVIRRDLWGAPYNTVAHDIWLTERFMVIPFQPFTVGQNRIQKGFSAYAWDPTLPISLALVDREDFNGEIQWISADFPAEYIMHMLSANHIGEDVIQLDGPIFDRPPFQFEDRFSPGDGFVPFWKLATSAVGRWTVDLETGAVSTELLGDRPVELPKVDERYYGKPYEWAFLTAGDPTEDGGMRMNTVIRRNVRTGTEEVYRVSDDRHVTVFEGTFAPRSPSSPEGDGFYIVPVSHFDQRTSEFLIFDTDGFADGPVARIAMPFQIGWSPHGHWMQFK; translated from the coding sequence ATGAGGTTTGAGGCCACGATCGAAGACTGCGCCGTCAGCTACGGTGAGATCCCGCGTGAACTCAACGGAGGGTTCTATCGCAACGGCCCAACTTGGAAGCGTCCGTCACGGCAAGGAATCAACACGCCGTACTCGATGGATGGGATGGTGCAGGGGCTTGTCTTTCGGGAAGGCCGGGCGGACTTCAGGAATCGATGGACGCGAACTCCCAAATTCCGTGCCGAGCAGGCCGCGGGCCAAGCGTTGTTCGAGTGGAGTGACGGACATTTCGGTGACTGGCGCGCATGGGCGCTGGGCGAGGTGGAACGCAACGAGTACACCCGTGGTATCCCGCAGGGAACCAATGCCGTCAACGTCGTGCCTTTCGGCAATCAGCTACTGGCCTTAGGGGAGAATACCGCTCCGGTTGCGCTCGACCCGATCACACTCGACACGATCGGGGTTGTCTCGTGGTCGCCGATGTTGTGTACGGGGATGGTGGAGCCGGCATGCTTCGGTGACGGAGCGTTCGCCGCACATCCGAAGTGGGATGACGCCACCGGAGATCTGTTCGGTTGGTCGTACCGTGACGAGCCGCCATATGTCACCGTCTACAAGGCCATGCCCGACGGTGGCGTCATCCGGCGCGATCTGTGGGGTGCGCCGTATAACACTGTCGCTCACGATATTTGGCTGACCGAACGGTTCATGGTGATCCCATTCCAGCCTTTCACCGTTGGTCAGAACCGTATTCAGAAGGGATTTTCCGCCTATGCCTGGGATCCGACCCTGCCGATCTCGCTGGCTCTGGTAGACCGCGAGGACTTCAATGGCGAAATCCAGTGGATCTCGGCGGACTTCCCAGCCGAGTACATCATGCACATGCTCTCGGCAAATCACATCGGCGAGGACGTCATTCAGCTCGACGGACCGATATTCGATCGCCCTCCGTTCCAATTCGAAGACAGGTTTTCTCCTGGTGACGGCTTCGTACCGTTCTGGAAACTGGCAACGAGCGCCGTCGGGCGCTGGACGGTCGATCTCGAGACCGGTGCGGTGTCTACCGAGTTACTGGGGGATCGGCCGGTCGAATTGCCGAAGGTGGACGAGCGGTATTACGGCAAGCCGTACGAGTGGGCGTTTCTGACGGCCGGAGACCCGACGGAGGATGGCGGGATGCGCATGAACACCGTGATCCGGCGGAATGTGCGCACCGGCACCGAAGAGGTGTACCGGGTAAGCGATGACAGACACGTCACCGTGTTTGAGGGAACGTTCGCGCCGCGGTCGCCATCGTCACCTGAGGGAGACGGGTTCTACATCGTGCCGGTGTCGCACTTCGACCAGCGCACATCGGAATTCCTGATCTTTGACACCGACGGCTTCGCCGACGGACCAGTGGCCAGGATCGCCATGCCGTTTCAGATCGGCTGGTCACCGCACGGGCACTGGATGCAGTTCAAGTGA
- a CDS encoding cyclase family protein — protein sequence MVVNHALLRDPAGSLDRAWVIAEGARLSNTGRWGDEDELGTWNLVTPEKVHAATATVARGKVFSLALPFGSDGPDGPPGRPAPQHFLTLTGSDLLASESLHTPGFADDWIVMNLSCSTQWDGFTHVFSEGTTYNNVGCEMVTARAGARRNSVSVLRERVVSRGVLLDIPRMFDRAWLEPGEAITSEHLDTCCASCGVEVAPGDVVLIRTGALAQVRERGDWGDYAGKGPQPGMSVKSAAWFAERDVAAVASDTWGFEVLPYETSDTVAPLHQILLSRCGITIGEMFDLEDLAVDCAQDRRFEFLFVAQPLPITGAVNAPVNPLAIK from the coding sequence ATGGTTGTGAATCACGCGCTGCTGCGCGACCCCGCAGGCAGCCTCGACCGAGCCTGGGTCATCGCCGAGGGCGCCCGCCTCTCCAACACCGGGCGCTGGGGCGACGAAGACGAGCTGGGAACGTGGAACCTGGTCACACCCGAGAAGGTTCACGCGGCGACAGCGACCGTGGCCCGGGGCAAGGTCTTCAGCCTCGCGCTACCGTTCGGATCCGATGGGCCCGACGGGCCACCCGGCCGTCCTGCGCCACAACACTTCCTGACGTTGACGGGCAGTGACCTGCTGGCTTCCGAGTCGTTGCACACACCGGGCTTCGCCGACGACTGGATCGTGATGAACCTGTCCTGTTCGACGCAATGGGACGGTTTCACACACGTGTTCAGCGAAGGTACGACGTACAACAACGTCGGATGCGAAATGGTCACCGCTCGCGCTGGCGCACGCCGCAACTCGGTTTCGGTCCTTCGGGAGCGGGTGGTGTCACGCGGTGTGCTGCTTGATATCCCGCGTATGTTCGACCGTGCATGGCTGGAGCCGGGCGAGGCGATCACCAGTGAACATCTCGACACGTGCTGTGCATCGTGCGGCGTCGAAGTCGCACCCGGTGACGTCGTTCTGATTCGTACCGGCGCGTTGGCGCAGGTGCGTGAACGCGGAGATTGGGGCGATTACGCCGGCAAGGGTCCACAACCGGGAATGAGTGTGAAAAGCGCCGCGTGGTTCGCCGAGCGCGATGTCGCTGCTGTCGCATCCGACACCTGGGGATTTGAGGTGTTGCCGTATGAAACGTCGGACACGGTCGCACCGTTGCATCAGATCCTGCTGTCGCGGTGCGGAATCACGATCGGTGAGATGTTCGACCTCGAGGACCTGGCCGTCGACTGTGCGCAGGACCGCAGGTTTGAATTCCTGTTTGTCGCTCAGCCGTTGCCAATCACCGGCGCGGTCAACGCACCTGTCAACCCACTGGCAATTAAGTGA
- a CDS encoding flavin-containing monooxygenase, translated as MLRQLTGNVRWLAEPYRPTRAHGPGDHDDGGLGEALQREVRDAAYQAVMDYRAGRLSPEPLTPQQITEMLAIALAEEIPPDYGPLLAEEFGLWTRQIPTAAQQEAPEDFHVLIIGCGVSGISAAVALKAAGIPYTILEKNSAIGGTWLENVYPGCGADTPSHLYSYSFALKPNWSHYFAKREEILDYLQGIVDEHAIGDRVIFDTEVVRATYIEDRQAWEVVARSGAGSAGSEVVFNANVVISAVGVMNRPASPDIPGLDQFCGTVLHTAQWPDDLTLQDKRVAVIGTGASAMQLVPAIVDAAQRVTIFQRSKQWAVPHPNYKRDIPEDVQVLMGEVPFYARWYRLRQVWLFSDRLHAQLQRDPEWPHQQRSINAINDRHRVFLSRYIAGQLGERDDLIDACLPDYPPYGKRPLIDNGWFRTVARDDVELVTGGVARIGPRSVVADSGAEYEADVIVLATGFRTLQFLWPMQIVGRNGGNLAQFWGPEDARAYLGMTVTGFPNFFILNGPNTTAGHGGSAILSVEFQTRYVMQALHTMLSEGIGSLEVRPEVFRAYADEVDTALERSIWVHPGMSTYYRNGAGRVVVTSPWSYLDYWRRTREFDAADFECERTDAILRDGVPAEQVSK; from the coding sequence GTGTTACGCCAGCTGACCGGTAATGTTCGGTGGCTGGCCGAGCCGTATCGACCGACACGTGCGCACGGGCCAGGCGATCACGATGACGGCGGTCTGGGCGAAGCGCTGCAGCGCGAGGTTCGCGATGCGGCGTACCAGGCGGTCATGGATTATCGGGCGGGCAGGCTCTCACCCGAACCGCTGACTCCACAGCAGATCACAGAGATGCTCGCGATCGCGCTGGCCGAGGAGATCCCGCCCGACTATGGCCCACTGCTGGCCGAGGAGTTCGGGCTGTGGACGCGCCAGATACCGACCGCGGCCCAGCAAGAGGCCCCTGAAGACTTCCACGTGCTCATCATTGGCTGTGGGGTATCGGGTATCAGTGCGGCAGTGGCGCTCAAGGCGGCGGGGATTCCGTACACGATCCTGGAGAAAAACTCGGCTATCGGGGGAACGTGGCTTGAGAACGTCTATCCCGGATGCGGTGCCGACACGCCGAGCCACCTGTACTCGTATTCCTTTGCGCTCAAACCGAACTGGTCGCATTACTTCGCCAAACGTGAAGAGATTCTTGACTACCTGCAGGGAATCGTGGACGAGCACGCCATCGGCGACCGCGTCATCTTTGACACCGAGGTCGTCCGCGCCACATATATCGAAGACCGGCAGGCCTGGGAGGTAGTGGCACGCTCCGGTGCCGGATCTGCCGGATCTGAAGTGGTGTTCAACGCCAACGTCGTGATTTCTGCCGTCGGGGTGATGAACCGGCCGGCTTCACCCGATATCCCTGGACTTGACCAGTTCTGCGGGACGGTGTTGCACACCGCGCAATGGCCTGATGACCTGACGCTGCAGGACAAGCGCGTCGCCGTCATCGGTACTGGCGCCAGTGCGATGCAGTTGGTGCCGGCAATAGTGGACGCAGCGCAGCGCGTGACGATTTTCCAGCGTTCCAAGCAGTGGGCAGTCCCCCACCCGAACTACAAGCGCGACATCCCCGAGGACGTGCAAGTACTGATGGGGGAGGTGCCGTTCTATGCGCGATGGTATCGATTGCGTCAGGTATGGCTGTTCAGCGACCGTCTACATGCACAGTTGCAACGCGATCCGGAATGGCCGCATCAGCAGCGGTCGATCAACGCCATCAACGACCGGCACCGCGTGTTCTTGAGCCGATACATCGCCGGCCAGTTGGGCGAACGTGACGATCTCATCGACGCCTGCCTGCCCGACTACCCCCCCTACGGCAAGCGGCCATTGATCGACAACGGCTGGTTCCGCACGGTTGCGCGCGACGACGTCGAGCTCGTCACCGGTGGGGTGGCCCGGATCGGCCCGCGCTCGGTCGTCGCCGACAGCGGCGCCGAGTACGAGGCCGACGTCATCGTTCTGGCCACCGGATTTCGCACCCTGCAGTTCCTCTGGCCGATGCAGATCGTCGGACGAAACGGCGGGAACCTCGCGCAGTTCTGGGGGCCCGAGGACGCCCGCGCATATCTAGGCATGACCGTCACCGGGTTTCCCAACTTCTTCATCCTCAACGGGCCCAACACGACGGCAGGACACGGTGGTAGCGCGATCCTGAGTGTCGAGTTCCAGACCCGTTACGTGATGCAGGCGCTTCACACGATGTTGTCAGAAGGTATCGGCAGCCTCGAGGTTCGCCCAGAGGTGTTCCGGGCGTACGCCGACGAAGTCGACACCGCGCTTGAAAGGTCTATCTGGGTCCACCCGGGCATGTCGACCTACTACCGAAACGGCGCCGGCCGCGTCGTCGTCACCAGCCCGTGGAGCTATCTGGACTATTGGCGGCGGACGCGAGAGTTCGATGCGGCGGATTTCGAGTGCGAGCGCACCGATGCGATTTTGCGGGACGGTGTGCCGGCCGAACAGGTGAGCAAGTGA